GGAATTATATCCAAGTTCTAAATAATCTCTTTTATGGCCATGAACCTCTAACTGCTTAATTCCTTTGTATACTCCTATACCATGATTTACGTGAACAACATAATCTCCCAATTTCAGCTCTGTAAAACTTTTAATCTTACTTACGCCCTTTTTACTGGAACGACTAGTAGTTTTTCTTTTTGATTGTCCAAAAACCTCTTTATCTGAGATAACACATAGTTTTAATTCTGGGTATTCAAAGCCTTTTAATTGGTTCCCAAAGGTTATAACCACCTGACCTAACTGAATTTCCGAGATATTGTCCTTATACACACTTTCAATTCCCCTATCCCTTAGGATATCTATTAATCTTTCCCCTCTAGTTCTTGTACCAGAAAGGATTACTGTCTTGTAGCCTTTAAACTTTTTATCTTTTATATCTTCAATAAGTATATCTAATTGGCCATGATAATCATTAATTGTAATTTGAGAAAAAGATACAATAGACCTTGGCTTTAGAATTTTTGTGCTTTTGGCGATAGCATTTATTGTCATAACTTCCCTAGTATCTAAGTCTTCATATATACTTTCCTTATTAATTAAAAGTCCTGCTTGACTCGGCAGTATACTTCCTCTTTTTAGAAAGTTTTCGTAATTTTCCTGGAACTCAAAATATACGCTATCCAGTTTTCCAACGCACCTTTGTGCATCATCAACTATTATAAATGAATCCTTCATATAATCTAAAAAGGTAGAGGTAGCATCATAAAAATAAGGCATATAACTATCAATGGCTTCGAATCTCCAAGTTTCTTTTAGTGATTCTAAGTTAATATTAACTAACGAAGTTATTCTTTCTATAGTTTCCTTGTCTTTTTTTTTATTAAAGCTGCCTACTACATTTTCTAAATCTTCCTTTATTTTATTGTACCCGCTTTCCATGCTTTCCTGAGTTAGTATTATTTCCTTTGCTGGGAATACTTCTATTTCGGATACCTTGTCAATACTTCTTTGAGTTTCGCTATTAAAGGTTCTTATAGAATCTATTTCTTCATCAAAGAGCTCTATTCTAAAAGGCAACGATGATATAGGGGGGTATAAATCTATTATTCCCCCCCTTATAGAAAATTGACCTTTAGTATCGACTCTATCTACTCTCTCATATCCACACTGAATTAATTTTTCTGTGAAATCCTTCAAATTCAATGTGCTTCCTACAGATAATTCAAAAATATACTTTTGCAATAAATCTATAGGCATATAAGTAGAAGCCAGAGCTTCGATACAAGTAATTATAATTTTTTTACCCTTTTGCGTAATCTTTTTCATTACCTTAAGTCTTTCCCATCTAAGATCCCCAGATATGGCATCTGCATTATAAAAGCCCACTTCTCTGGTTGGAAAATAGTACACATCATTCACATAAAAAGACAGGTCATCGTAAATATTTTTAGCCTCTACATCACTATGTGTTAAAATTAGTAAGGATTTATCTAATTGCTCGTACACACCATTTATTAAATAGTTCTTAGCTGATTCTGAAAGCCCATATAGTCCAATTGGGTAATTTTCATCTTCTATATTCTTTAGTATATTTTTAAATTGAATACTATTTTTTAAAGGCTCCATAAGCCCACTCAGTCTCATTTTAACACCTCTCACTCACTGCATAAATATAAAAATAATAATTTCATTTAAGCATTAAACCCATTAAATTCGTTCATAGCCTCAGTGCTTCCTTTTGCTATTATAGCTTCAACAGCTTTTATAGTCGCTTCAAAGGTCTTTTCTACCAGTATTCGGTCCCCACTTCCAAATCGTCCTAAAACGTAAGATACTCGCGACCTTTCTGGTTGTCCTACACCTATTTTTATTCTTGGAAATATGTCTGAGCCCATACTCGCAATAATGCTTTTTATCCCATTATGTCCCCCAGCACTGCCTTTACTTCTTATCCTTAATTTACCTACATCCAAACTAATATCATCATATATTATGATGATATTTTCATTAGGAATCTTATAAAAAGAAGCTGCTTGCTGCGCACTCTCTCCACTTAAATTCATATATGTACTAGGTTTTAAAAGGATAACCTTTTGGGATGATATATTAATTTCTCCATACACACCTTTAAATTTTACCCTATTAACTGAAACATTATACTTGCCTGCCATTAAATCAATTACATCAAATCCTACATTATGCCTTGTATGTTTATATTCGTCTCCTGGATTTCCTAGTCCAATTACCAAGTACATTATTGCCTCCAAATATTATTATGTTTAAGCCATTTATCCACCACATAATATTTTTTTATTTTATTTATAATATTATACTAAAAAAAAGTTTAATCCACAACTTTATATAAAATTTACGGACTAAAATTATGGTAATAATATTATTACCATAATTTTTATTTAATATCTTTAAATTGTAATTTTATATCAATATTTTATTGTATTTTTAATTCAGAGAGAACTATGCTAATCTCCTTAATTTTTCCACCTCTCCAAATTTTACAGGATAAGCGCCCTCCAACTTTGTATTTCTCCAGAATTCTGCTTAGCTGCTCCATGTTTTTAACACTTTTTCCACCTATTTCAGTTATTATATCAGTAGGCATAATTCCAGCTACAGCAGCACCACTTCCCCTAACAACTTCTTGTACATACACGCCCTCTACACCATTATTGCCCACCGAAATCGCAGTTCCTCCATAAATGCCTATTGCCGGTCTAATAACTTTACCATAAGTCATTAAATCATTAATAATTTCTTTAGCTGCATTTGTACTTATAGCAAAACCCGTGCCTTCATTTCCAATGACTGAATTAATTTTCAAACTATTTATACCAATAACTTCTCCATAGATATTGCATAATGGTCCCCCACTATTCCCTGGATTTATAACTGCATCAGTTTGTATTACTTTATAGATTGTTTGTTCCCCAGTTTTTTTATTAACTATATTAATTTTTCTGTCTAGTGCGCTTATAATACCCGCAGTAACAGTTCCTGAAAACTGCTCCCCAAGTGGATTACCAATAGCAACAGATAAATCTCCTACCTTGACCTTTGATGAATCACCAAATTTTGCAGTAGGCAGATTGTTAGCTTCAACTTTTATAACCGCTAAATCCGATATAGCATCCCCACCTATAACTTTTGCTTTCAAAACGTTATCATTACTCAATTTTACTTTTATTTCTGTTGCACCTTCAATTACATGATAATTAGTAATAATAAACCCATCGCTTTTATATATAATTCCTGAACCACTTCCTTCTGGAGTGTTCCACAATTCTTCTTCTTTGTTACTTATGCCAACTACTGTTGGTGATACTTTTTGAGCAACTTGCGAAATAGAATTTTCAAATATTCCCTGGATGCCACTCCCTGAAGCATTTGAGTTTAAAATACCACTAACATCTTTTGGT
This DNA window, taken from Clostridium estertheticum, encodes the following:
- the pth gene encoding aminoacyl-tRNA hydrolase, which produces MYLVIGLGNPGDEYKHTRHNVGFDVIDLMAGKYNVSVNRVKFKGVYGEINISSQKVILLKPSTYMNLSGESAQQAASFYKIPNENIIIIYDDISLDVGKLRIRSKGSAGGHNGIKSIIASMGSDIFPRIKIGVGQPERSRVSYVLGRFGSGDRILVEKTFEATIKAVEAIIAKGSTEAMNEFNGFNA
- a CDS encoding trypsin-like peptidase domain-containing protein, which produces MGNKNNYKVREEIKDAFWKNAESSNNMFGEIKFRKNNKKNYFKSFTKVFTFILIASLSGGITAQYAINKDKAPKDVSGILNSNASGSGIQGIFENSISQVAQKVSPTVVGISNKEEELWNTPEGSGSGIIYKSDGFIITNYHVIEGATEIKVKLSNDNVLKAKVIGGDAISDLAVIKVEANNLPTAKFGDSSKVKVGDLSVAIGNPLGEQFSGTVTAGIISALDRKINIVNKKTGEQTIYKVIQTDAVINPGNSGGPLCNIYGEVIGINSLKINSVIGNEGTGFAISTNAAKEIINDLMTYGKVIRPAIGIYGGTAISVGNNGVEGVYVQEVVRGSGAAVAGIMPTDIITEIGGKSVKNMEQLSRILEKYKVGGRLSCKIWRGGKIKEISIVLSELKIQ